CGATTGTTGCGCTGAAATTTCATACGACGATTGGTTTGAACGCAGTTGTTGCGGTTCTGCTACGCCAAATTGCTTACGTAGGCGATCTTCAGTCGTTTTAGTGACGTCAATGGTGTCGATGGGAGTACAGTCGCGAACATCATTAGAAAACATAGATAACAGCAACGCAAAATCTGCACGGCGACCTTGCTCAACCGCTTGGCTGATCCCGATGCCGAACTTCAGTTCGTTGATGATTCCTGCTTTGTCTAAAGTATGTATTTGCATGCTGCCTCTCATTGGATACACCTTTAACGGCATGGAGTTGGCAAACTTTAGAGTTAAATTACAGGCAAATAACGAATTTATGTAGGGCGATTGAGAAAGGTAAGAATAGGTTGAAAAGTAGGCTTGATCTGCTAGTTCGTTTCGCAATGTTCGCATTGATTAGAATACGACAGATACAAAAAAGCTCACGCCGAGGCATGAGCTTTCAATAGATAACTCGCTATAAATAGCGCAGCGTAAGTAATAATTACTTAGCTAGGTTCTCTTCTACGAAAGACCAGTTTACTAGGTTCCAGAATGCAGCCATGTAGTCAGGGCGAACATTGCGGAAATCGATGTAGTAAGCGTGTTCCCATAGGTCAACAGTTAGAAGTGGAGTAACACCTTCTTCTGTTAGAGGAGTCGCAGCGTTAGAAGTGTTAACGATGTCTAGAGAACCGTCAGCTTTCTTAACTAACCAAGTCCAAGAAGAACCGAAGTTGTTGATTGCTGAATCAGTGAATTTCGCTTTGAATTCTTCGAAAGAACCGAATGCAGCGTTGATCGCTTCTGCAACCGCGCCTGTTGGTTCGCCGCCTGCTTTAGGAGCAAGACAGTGCCAGTAGAACGTGTGGTTCCAGATTTGAGCTGCGTTATTGAAAACACCACCAGTAGAAGTCTTAACGATTTCTTCTAGTGTTTTGCCTTCAAACTCAGTACCTGGGATAAGACCGTTTAGCTTAACAACGTAAGTGTTGTGGTGCTTACCGTGGTGGAAATCTAGTGTTTCTGCTGAGATGTGTGGTTCTAGCGCGTCTTTCGCGTAAGGAAGAGCCGGTAGTTCAAATGCCATTGCTCAATTCTCCATTGATATGAAAGAGTTAACTCTTTCGATTGCTTCCAGTGATATTATTATTCATGGCTCGCTATATTGCCAACCACGGTCAATTTGCTGACTTGCGATATAGTTTAGCAAGTTTTTACTTTATTAAAAGCTTAATTCATCACTTTTGTGTGAATTGTTAGCTTAACTGGTTAACCTCTTTTTTTATA
Above is a window of Vibrio atlanticus DNA encoding:
- a CDS encoding VC2046/SO_2500 family protein gives rise to the protein MQIHTLDKAGIINELKFGIGISQAVEQGRRADFALLLSMFSNDVRDCTPIDTIDVTKTTEDRLRKQFGVAEPQQLRSNQSSYEISAQQSNHFHQASLASAKLSHYLKPEALAFMPEDTADFPEEVYQNLSGHDRRKLASKQLPDLPNATLYNELSTAQRQYQIQAQV
- the sodB gene encoding superoxide dismutase [Fe] is translated as MAFELPALPYAKDALEPHISAETLDFHHGKHHNTYVVKLNGLIPGTEFEGKTLEEIVKTSTGGVFNNAAQIWNHTFYWHCLAPKAGGEPTGAVAEAINAAFGSFEEFKAKFTDSAINNFGSSWTWLVKKADGSLDIVNTSNAATPLTEEGVTPLLTVDLWEHAYYIDFRNVRPDYMAAFWNLVNWSFVEENLAK